From a single Brassica oleracea var. oleracea cultivar TO1000 chromosome C5, BOL, whole genome shotgun sequence genomic region:
- the LOC106343505 gene encoding translocase of chloroplast 33, chloroplastic, with the protein MGSPLVREWVGFQQFPGATQEKLIEFFSKLKQKDMNSLTVVVMGKGGVGKSSTVNSLIGEQVVRVSPFQAEGLRPVMVSRTMGGFTINIIDTPGLVEAGYVNHQALELIKGFLVNRTIDVLLYVDRLDVYRVDELDKQVVQAITQTFGKEIWCKTLLVLTHAQFSPPDDLSYETFSSKRSDSLLKTIRAGSKMRKQQFEDSAIEVVYAENSGRCSKNDKEEKALPNGEAWIPNLVKAITDVATNQKKAIHLDKKMVDGSYADDKGKKLIPLIIAAQWLVVKMIQGAIRNDIKTSGKPL; encoded by the exons ATGGGGTCCCCTCTTGTTCGTGAATGGGTTGGGTTTCAGCAATTTCCAGGAGCTACCCAGGAAAAGTTAATCGAATTCTTCTCCAAATTGAAGCAAAAG GACATGAACTCATTGACAGTTGTTGTAATGGGTAAAGGCGGTGTCGGAAAATCATCAACTGTCAACTCTCTTATTGGTGAACAAGTCGTCCGTGTCAGTCCTTTCCAG GCGGAAGGGTTGAGGCCAGTGATGGTTTCAAGAACAATGGGAGGCTTCACTATAAACATTATCGACACCCCTGGCCTTGTGGAAGCTGGTTACGTCAATCACCAAGCCCTCGAGTTAATCAAAGG GTTTCTTGTGAACAGAACAATAGATGTGTTGCTGTATGTTGATCGTCTGGATGTGTATAGAGTTGATGAGCTAGATAAGCAAGTTGTTCAAGCTATCACCCAAACCTTTGGAAAAGAGATTTGGTGCAAAACCTTGCTTGTTTTGACTCATGCTCAGTTCTCCCCGCCCGATGATCTTTCCTATGAAACTTTTTCCTCCAAGAGATCGGATTCTCTCCTCAAAACTATCCGAGCTGGTTCCAAAATGCGAAAACAACAGTTTGAG GATTCTGCAATTGAGGTTGTTTATGCGGAGAACAGTGGGAGATGCAGCAAGAATGACAAGGAAGAAAAG GCTTTACCGAATGGTGAAGCGTGGATCCCGAACTTGGTTAAGGCGATAACCGATGTAGCTACAAATCAGAAGAAAGCGATTCATCTAGACAAGAAGATGGTTGATGGATCTTACGCTGATGACAAAGGCAAAAAACTCATCCCTCTTATCATCGCCGCTCAG TGGTTGGTCGTTAAGATGATCCAAGGAGCCATCAGAAATGACATCAAGACAAGTGGTAAGCCACTCTAA
- the LOC106293236 gene encoding F-box/kelch-repeat protein SKIP6-like has product MKGRSAIRGCGRKKKKVCGLVSLPDDVFVDCQVQLSRLDLVAITMVSRRHRYIAGSRKLWTMRYQMDSVEPYVYVLMHMYPDPSPRWFVFHPVQRRLKRVHPPSLLCPAPAPLEGSCFVTTESGIYTIGGLMDGKPTSQVTFLNCIDHKVCRVAPMNVARSGASASLIEDGKKKKIYVFGGCWDMADSSNWVEVYDFETRTWDLLSVSTPKMPLRIKESMAMDEKHVYAVDEDGEIFFFSTSECRFWAAGGAKESDPDNKNDWRLFDQTFFCRGVGGRILWRSLTELGWKEVKGLEELQQQQHIIKICAFSGDRMAIFWSQGPAYQTLELWFAEVSLTDRWQGEEWEVWGSIEWSGAVFSDSSYTGLNLLFADSFYL; this is encoded by the coding sequence ATGAAAGGAAGAAGTGCGATTCGTGGCTGTGGTCGGAAGAAGAAGAAGGTGTGTGGGTTAGTGTCGCTGCCAGATGATGTGTTTGTGGACTGCCAGGTTCAGCTGTCGAGATTGGACCTCGTGGCCATAACTATGGTCTCGAGGAGACACCGGTATATCGCAGGGTCCCGTAAACTCTGGACCATGAGGTATCAGATGGATAGCGTCGAGCCATATGTGTACGTATTAATGCACATGTATCCAGATCCAAGCCCACGGTGGTTCGTCTTCCACCCCGTGCAACGTCGGCTGAAACGGGTCCATCCTCCGAGCTTGTTGTGTCCTGCTCCTGCTCCGCTAGAAGGATCCTGTTTCGTGACGACGGAATCGGGGATCTATACCATCGGTGGACTCATGGACGGCAAACCCACATCGCAAGTCACGTTTTTGAATTGTATAGATCATAAAGTGTGCCGAGTTGCGCCCATGAACGTGGCTCGAAGCGGAGCATCGGCAAGCTTGATAGAGGACGGGAAGAAGAAGAAGATATATGTGTTTGGAGGGTGCTGGGATATGGCTGATTCCTCAAACTGGGTAGAAGTATATGATTTTGAAACCAGAACTTGGGACTTGTTGTCTGTGTCTACGCCCAAGATGCCCCTCAGAATCAAGGAAAGTATGGCGATGGACGAGAAGCATGTCTACGCGGTTGATGAGGATGGCGAAATCTTCTTTTTCTCAACTAGTGAATGTAGGTTTTGGGCAGCAGGCGGAGCAAAAGAGTCTGACCCAGATAACAAAAACGATTGGCGTTTGTTCGATCAGACATTTTTCTGCCGTGGTGTCGGCGGGAGAATACTGTGGCGTTCTCTAACTGAATTGGGTTGGAAGGAAGTCAAGGGTTTGGAAGAGCTGCAGCAGCAGCAACACATCATCAAAATCTGCGCCTTCTCTGGTGATAGGATGGCCATCTTCTGGTCCCAAGGTCCTGCTTATCAGACTTTGGAGCTTTGGTTTGCTGAGGTTTCCCTCACGGATCGCTGGCAAGGCGAGGAATGGGAAGTTTGGGGGAGCATTGAGTGGTCCGGTGCTGTCTTCTCAGACTCATCATATACTGGCCTTAACTTGTTGTTTGCTGATTCTTTCTATCTATGA
- the LOC106293441 gene encoding mannan endo-1,4-beta-mannosidase 1: protein MLNTVPFFFFLLLFLVGNYRISVAEKAGFVGRNGTQFVLNGERVYLNGFNAYWMMTTAADTASKGRATVTTALRQASAVGMNVARIWGFNEGDYLPLQISPGSYSEDVFKGLDFVVYEAGRYKIKLIISLVNNFEDFGGRKKYVEWAGLDEPDEFYTNSVVKQFYKNHVKTVLTRKNTITGRVYKEDPTIFSWELINEPRCNDSTILQTWVKEMASYVKSIDSNHLLEIGLEGFYGESKPERTVYNPGGAVLTGTDFISDNQIPEIDFATIHIYPDSWFPLQSSRTGEQNEFVDNWIGAHIQDCDNIIKKPLLITEFGKSSKFPGFSLEERNKFFKRVYDVIYDSARTGGSCTGGVFWQLTTNRTGLLGDGYEVFMQQGPNTTARLIAEQSIKLKNLKCPPLVTHSAV, encoded by the exons ATGTTAAACACCGTACCGTTTTTCTTTTTCCTTCTTCTGTTTCTCGTCGGAAACTACCGCATTAGCGTCGCCGAAAAGGCAGGGTTCGTCGGGAGAAACGGCACGCAGTTCGTGTTGAATGGAGAACGAGTTTACCTAAACGGCTTCAACGCTTATTGGATGATGACCACTGCTGCTGATACTGCGTCTAAAGGAAGAGCCACAGTCACGACGGCGCTCCGGCAAGCCTCCGCCGTTGGAATGAACGTTGCCAGGATTTGGGGTTTCAACGAAGGAGATTACCTTCCTCTTCAGATCTCTCCTGGCTCCTATAGTGAAGACGTTTTCAAG GGACTAGACTTTGTAGTCTATGAAGCTGGAAGATATAAGATTAAGTTGATAATTAGTTTAGTCAATAATTTCGAAGATTTTGGAGGGAGAAAGAAATATGTGGAATGGGCCGGTTTAGATGAACCGGATGAGTTCTACACAAACTCGGTTGTCAAGCAGTTTTACAAGAACCACGTGAAG ACCGTGCTGACAAGGAAAAACACAATCACTGGTCGTGTTTACAAAGAAGACCCAACCATCTTTTCGTGGGAGCTCATCAATGAACCTCGCTGTAACGATTCTACTATCCTACAG ACTTGGGTAAAGGAAATGGCAAGTTATGTGAAGTCCATAGACTCAAACCATCTACTCGAAATAGGACTTGAAGGGTTCTATGGAGAATCTAAACCAGAAAGAACGGTTTACAATCCCGGCGGCGCGGTCTTAACCGGTACAGATTTCATCTCCGATAACCAAATTCCTGAAATTGATTTCGCCACTATCCATATCTATCCCGATTCTTG GTTCCCATTACAGAGCTCAAGAACAGGAGAACAAAATGAATTCGTGGACAACTGGATAGGAGCACACATTCAAGACTGTGACAACATTATCAAGAAGCCTCTATTGATAACAGAGTTTGGAAAATCTTCGAAGTTTCCTGGTTTCAGCTTAGAGGAACGCAACAAGTTTTTCAAGAGAGTATACGATGTGATCTACGACAGTGCAAGAACAGGTGGCTCGTGTACTGGTGGAGTTTTCTGGCAGCTTACGACCAATAGAACTGGTCTGTTAGGTGACGGGTACGAGGTTTTCATGCAACAAGGTCCTAATACTACTGCTAGGCTTATCGCAGAGCAATCTATTAAATTGAAAAACCTCAAGTGTCCACCATTAGTCACACATAGTGCAGTATGA
- the LOC106343365 gene encoding uncharacterized protein C9orf78 homolog, translating into MPPKRNFRKRPLEEEEEEDDQSKAASSKEEEKRRLALEEVKFLQKLRERKLGIPALSTAQNSTGKGKPAEKAEAEGEKEELVLQDTFAQETAVLIEDPNMVKYVEHELAKKRGKSLEDAEEVENELKRVEDELYKIPDHLKVKKRSSEESSTQWTTGIAEVQLPIEYKLKNIEETEAAKKLLQEKRLMGRPKSEFNIPSSYSADYFQRGKDYAEKLRREHPELYKDKGPQANGEGPKPSTSNNNATDSGNTRQAATDQIMMERFRKRERNRVMRR; encoded by the exons ATGCCGCCGAAGAGAAATTTCAGGAAACGTCCGTTAGAGGAGGAGGAAGAAGAAGATGACCAAAGTAAAGCCGCGAGTTCAAAAGAAGAAGAGAAACGAAG ATTGGCGTTGGAAGAGGTGAAGTTCTTGCAGAAGCTGAGAGAGAGGAAGCTAGGGATCCCAGCTTTGTCGACGGCGCAGAATAGCACGGGGAAAGGGAAACCAGCGGAGAAAGCTGAAGCTGAAGGAGAGAAAGAGGAGCTTGTGTTGCAGGATACGTTTGCCCAAGAGACTGCTGTTTTGATTGAAGATCCCAACAT GGTAAAGTACGTTGAACACGAATTAGCTAAGAAAAGGGGGAAGAGTCTTGAGGATGCAGAGGAGGTTGAGAACGAGTTGAAGCGAGTGGAAGATGAATTGTATAAGATCCCTGATCACCTTAAA GTTAAGAAGCGTAGCTCAGAAGAGAGCTCAACGCAGTGGACTACTGGAATAGCTGAAGTGCAACTCCCTATCGA ATACAAGCTGAAGAACATTGAAGAAACAGAAGCTGCAAAGAAGCTTCTTCAAGAGAAGAGGCTTATGGGTCGGCCAAAGTCGGAGTTTAACATTCCCTCTAGTTACAGTGCGGATTATTTCCAACGTGGGAAAGATTATGCTGAAAAGCTTAGAAGAG AACATCCCGAGTTATACAAAGATAAAGGACCTCAAGCGAATGGCGAAGGACCTAAACCTTCTACTAGTAACAATAATGCTACGGATTCAGGGAATACCAGACAAGCTGCAACTGATCAGATCATGATGGAACGGTTCCGCAAGAGAGAGCGTAACCGTGTGATGAGGAGATGA
- the LOC106343366 gene encoding germin-like protein subfamily 2 member 2 codes for MMNSRIFITIVLSCIIASIHAYDPDALQDLCVADKSHGTKLNGFPCKEMSNITSSDFFFGGISSPAVINSTMGSAVTGANVEKIPGLNTLSVSLARIDYAPGGLNPPHTHPRATEVVFVLEGELEVGFITTSNKLFSQTIKTGEVFVFPRGLVHFQKNNGKSPASVLSAFNSQLPGTVSVAATLFAADPALPEDVLTKTFQVGSKMVDKIKERLSTKK; via the exons ATGATGAATTCAAGAATTTTCATTACCATCGTGCTATCTTGCATAATTGCTTCGATTCATGCATACGATCCCGATGCCCTTCAAGATCTCTGCGTTGCTGATAAATCTCATG GAACCAAGTTGAACGGGTTCCCATGCAAAGAAATGTCAAACATCACATCGTCCGACTTCTTCTTCGGCGGAATCTCAAGTCCCGCCGTCATAAACTCCACGATGGGCTCAGCCGTGACGGGAGCCAACGTAGAGAAGATCCCAGGGCTCAACACTCTCTCAGTTTCCCTAGCACGTATAGACTACGCACCGGGTGGCTTAAACCCACCTCACACTCACCCACGCGCCACAGAAGTCGTTTTTGTCCTCGAAGGAGAGCTCGAAGTTGGGTTTATCACAACATCAAACAAGCTTTTCTCACAAACCATTAAGACGGGTGAAGTTTTTGTTTTCCCAAGAGGACTTGTCCATTTTCAAAAAAACAATGGAAAATCTCCAGCATCTGTTTTGAGTGCGTTTAATAGTCAGTTACCTGGAACGGTTTCTGTTGCGGCAACACTTTTTGCGGCCGATCCTGCTTTGCCGGAAGATGTGTTGACAAAGACATTTCAGGTGGGATCTAAGATGGTTGACAAGATTAAAGAAAGGCTCTCTACCAAGAAATAA
- the LOC106292985 gene encoding LOW QUALITY PROTEIN: transcription factor HFR1 (The sequence of the model RefSeq protein was modified relative to this genomic sequence to represent the inferred CDS: inserted 2 bases in 1 codon; substituted 1 base at 1 genomic stop codon) — translation MELGWNNDVGSLAVKDRGISERARSDKERLITGLKSSYGYVDHDQTYIQFQTVPEIHREEENSEKDLTLAVPDEHSETGDHHDHQIYDFSDNXYYLRNKHVKPKRSRIEIFSDDESEGFTREVPTVTSKGFKRRRNDMLSNKMRKLQKLLPNCHKEDTVSVLDKAIVYMKDLQLQLQVMSIMGMNPYFAQATINFGMHNDLVTAMAIAQGINLVNQTTSSPLIPASNSPLPPFINLSIPHTSNQSLFPTTALPASSTQCLCGLVPXFPSFLDFSSHTMVGRL, via the exons ATGGAGCTGGGGTGGAACAATGACGTTGGATCACTTGCTGTGAAAGATCGGGGTATATCAGAAAGAGCAAGAAGTGATAAAGAACGTCTCATCACCGGCTTAAAATCGAGCTACGGCTACGTTGATCATGATCAAACTTATATTCAGTTTCAAACTGTTCCAGAGATTCATAGAGAAGAAGAAAACTCGGAGAAAGACTTGACGTTGGCTGTCCCTGATGAACATTCTGAAACTGGTGATCATCATGATCATCAAATCTATGACTTTTCAGATAATTAATATTATTTGAGAAACAAGCATGTGAAGCCAAAACGGTCTCGTATCGAGATCTTCAGTGAT GATGAATCGGAGGGGTTCACAAGAGAAGTTCCTACAGTGACAAGCAAAGGTTTCAAGAGAAGAAGAAACGATATGTTGAGTAACAAGATGCGTAAGCTACAAAAACTGTTACCTAATTGTCACAAG GAGGACACGGTTTCTGTTCTCGATAAAGCCATTGTGTATATGAAAGATCTTCAACTTCAACTCCAG GTGATGTCGATAATGGGGATGAATCCTTATTTTGCTCAAGCGACAATAAACTTTGGAATGCACAACGACCTTGTGACGGCGATGGCTATAGCTCAGGGTATAAATCTGGTGAATCAAACAACGTCGTCACCGTTAATCCCGGCGTCGAATTCGCCGTTGCCACCGTTTATTAATCTATCAATCCCACACACATCTAACCAATCTCTCTTTCCTACAACAGCATTACCAGCTTCTTCTACTCAATGTCTTTGCGGTTTGGTTCC TTTCCCAAGTTTCCTTGATTTTTCTTCCCATACGATGGTTGGAAGACTATAA
- the LOC106295645 gene encoding protoporphyrinogen oxidase 1, chloroplastic — translation MDLSLLRPQPFLSPFSNPFPRSRPYKPLNLRCSVSGGSVVVGSSTIEGEGGGKTVAADCVIVGGGISGLCIAQALVTKHPDAAKSVMVTEAKDRVGGNIITREEQGFLWEEGPNSFQPSDPMLTMVVDSGLKDDLVLGDPTAPRFVLWNGKLRPVPSKLTDLPFFDLMSIGGKIRAGFGAIGIRPSPPGREESVEEFVRRNLGDEVFERLIEPFCSGVYAGDPAKLSMKAAFGKVWKLEENGGSIIGGAFKAIQARNKAPKTTRDPRLPKPKGQTVGSFRKGLTMLPEAISARLGDKVKVSWKLSSISKLPSGGYSLTYETPEGIVTVQSKSVVMTVPSHVASSLLRPLSDSAAEALSKLYYPPVAAVSISYPKEAIRSECLIDGELKGFGQLHPRTQKVETLGTIYSSSLFPNRAPPGRVLLLNYIGGATNTGILSKSEGELVEAVDRDLRKMLIKPSSTDPLVLGVKVWPQAIPQFLIGHIDLVDAAKASLSSSGHEGLYLGGNYVAGVALGRCVEGAYETATQVNDFMSRYAYK, via the exons ATGGATTTATCTCTTCTCCGTCCGCAGCCGTTCCTATCGCCATTCTCAAATCCATTTCCTCGGTCGCGTCCCTACAAGCCTCTCAACCTCCGTTGCTCCGTATCCGGTGGATCCGTCGTCGTCGGCTCGTCCACAATCGAAGGCGAAGGAGGAGGTAAAACCGTCGCGGCGGACTGCGTGATCGTCGGCGGAGGAATCAGCGGCCTGTGCATTGCGCAAGCGCTCGTGACGAAGCACCCGGACGCTGCGAAGAGTGTGATGGTGACGGAGGCGAAGGACCGCGTGGGAGGGAATATCATCACGCGAGAGGAGCAAGGGTTTCTATGGGAAGAAGGTCCCAATAGCTTTCAGCCGTCTGATCCTATGCTCACTATGGTG GTAGATAGTGGTTTGAAGGATGATCTAGTCTTGGGAGATCCTACTGCGCCGAGGTTCGTGTTGTGGAATGGGAAGCTGAGGCCGGTTCCGTCGAAGCTAACTGACTTGCCTTTCTTTGACTTGATGAGTATTGGAGGGAAGATTAGAGCTGGGTTTGGTGCCATTGGCATTCGACCTTCACCTCCG GGTCGTGAGGAATCTGTGGAAGAGTTTGTAAGGCGTAACCTTGGTGATGAGGTTTTTGAGCGTTTGATTGAACCCTTTTGTTCAG GTGTTTATGCGGGAGATCCTGCGAAACTGAGTATGAAAGCAGCTTTTGGGAAGGTTTGGAAACTAGAGGAGAATGGTGGAAGCATCATAGGTGGTGCTTTTAAGGCAATTCAAGCGAGGAATAAAGCTCCCAAGACAACCCGAGACCC GCGTCTGCCAAAGCCAAAGGGCCAAACAGTTGGTTCTTTCAGGAAAGGACTCACAATGCTGCCAGAGGCAATCTCTGCAAG GTTGGGTGACAAGGTGAAAGTTTCTTGGAAGCTCTCAAGTATCAGTAAGCTGCCCAGCGGAGGATATAGCTTAACTTACGAAACTCCGGAGGGGATAGTCACTGTACAGAGCAAAAGTGTTGTGATGACCGTGCCATCTCATGTTGCTAGTAGTCTCCTGCGCCCTCTCTCT GATTCTGCAGCTGAAGCGCTCTCAAAACTCTACTATCCACCAGTTGCAGCAGTATCTATCTCATACCCGAAAGAAGCAATCCGAAGCGAATGTTTAATAGATGGTGAACTAAAAGGGTTCGGCCAGTTGCATCCACGCACGCAGAAAGTGGAAACTCTTG GAACAATATACAGTTCATCGCTCTTTCCTAACCGAGCACCACCTGGAAGAGTGTTGCTATTGAACTACATCGGTGGAGCTACCAACACTGGGATCTTATCAAAG TCAGAAGGTGAGTTAGTGGAAGCAGTGGATAGAGACTTGAGGAAGATGCTGATAAAGCCAAGCTCGACCGATCCACTTGTACTTGGAGTAAAAGTTTGGCCTCAAGCCATTCCTCAGTTTCTGATTGGTCACATTGATTTGGTAGACGCAGCGAAAGCATCTCTCTCGTCGTCTGGCCATGAGGGCTTATACTTGGGTGGAAATTACGTTGCCGGTGTAGCATTGGGTCGGTGTGTGGAAGGTGCTTATGAAACTGCAACCCAAGTGAACGATTTCATGTCGAGGTACGCTTACAAGTAA
- the LOC106293284 gene encoding chitinase 10-like encodes MAQPSFLLFCIFLSFFSILSSYQTKATTITRLVSKSLYDSMFIHKDNTACPANGFYTYESFVKATGRFPRFGSVGSMETRRREVAAFLAQISHETTGGWPTAPDGPYAWGLCFKEEISPQSNYCDSSNTKWPCFSNKTYHGRGPIQLSWNYNYGPAGRALGFDGLRNPEIVANNSVIAFQTALWFWMTEQSPKPSCHDVMIGRYRPTEADLAANRTGGFGLTTNIINGGLECGIAGDGRVNDRIGFYQRYAGLLNVGTGPNLDCENQRPFA; translated from the exons ATGGCTCAACCCTCATTTCTTCTCTTTTGCATCTTTCTCTCATTCTTCTCAATACTGTCTTCCTACCAAACCAAGGCTACCACAATCACGCGTTTGGTATCAAAATCGCTGTACGACTCAATGTTCATCCACAAGGACAATACTGCTTGTCCAGCAAATGGTTTCTACACTTACGAATCTTTTGTGAAGGCAACGGGGCGGTTTCCAAGATTTGGTAGCGTCGGATCCATGGAGACGCGACGACGCGAAGTGGCAGCGTTTTTGGCTCAGATTTCACACGAAACAACCGGAGGGTGGCCAACGGCACCGGACGGACCGTATGCTTGGGGGTTGTGTTTTAAAGAAGAAATAAGTCCACAAAGCAATTATTGTGATTCTTCTAATACGAAATGGCCTTGTTTCTCTAACAAGACTTACCATGGAAGAGGTCCAATTCAACTCTCGTG GAACTATAACTACGGACCGGCCGGTCGAGCTTTAGGATTCGACGGTCTAAGGAATCCCGAGATAGTGGCGAATAATTCAGTGATAGCTTTCCAAACAGCGCTTTGGTTTTGGATGACAGAGCAGAGTCCCAAACCATCTTGCCATGACGTTATGATCGGTAGATACAGGCCTACGGAGGCGGATTTAGCAGCTAACCGGACCGGTGGTTTCGGTTTAACCACGAACATTATAAATGGCGGTTTAGAATGCGGGATAGCTGGAGATGGGCGGGTCAATGACCGGATCGGGTTTTATCAGAGATATGCTGGGCTGTTAAATGTAGGAACTGGGCCTAATTTGGACTGTGAAAATCAGAGGCCCTTCGCTTAA
- the LOC106344208 gene encoding putative F-box protein At4g21240 gives MERREEQTEDGERIIQYKEEDSICKLLELIPLDLIHDILLRLPAKSAVRFRCVSKLWASIITRPYFITSFAFMSSSRLRLLVCIKTSDKRRLFVSLPQHEHPHTSYSDVERYQMDPPEFDTGNYEPYSQSVHGLMCCGNFMGETVVWNPSMRQHVTLPEPAEFRFKSYFLGYDPVEDKYKVFCIASSSKNDPIVFTLGPQESWRVIKNSPKHYTPRWPMGHRGVCINGHAYYEASICFEVDAITQWEVVLVSFDVRYEKFRIIRKPDDPKLCPLLLNYQGKLAWVCEDRDEKKLVSSLRFWILEDEEKQEWSLRDYLMPFQIWPRCDPIWRVFLSLDGVTQDTGEFIYSTARFEAIYVIYYDPKTNLTRRVIYEGVEYEEYEEYSGSETFEVHLYPNHSESLMSLENVPRYVSPINWNHQ, from the coding sequence ATGGAGAGGCGAGAAGAACAAACGGAAGATGGGGAGAGAATAATACAATATAAAGAAGAAGATAGTATTTGTAAGCTTTTAGAGCTGATCCCTCTTGATCTTATTCATGATATACTCTTGAGACTGCCCGCTAAATCTGCTGTGAGGTTTCGTTGTGTCTCGAAGCTATGGGCGTCCATCATCACTCGTCCATATTTCATCACGTCGTTCGCGTTCATGTCTTCATCTCGGCTACGTCTTCTTGTATGCATCAAAACAAGTGACAAGAGGCGCTTATTTGTCTCACTGCCCCAACATGAACACCCGCACACGTCCTACTCTGATGTGGAACGTTATCAGATGGATCCCCCTGAATTTGATACTGGTAACTACGAACCCTATTCCCAGTCGGTCCACGGATTGATGTGTTGTGGAAATTTTATGGGGGAGACTGTAGTTTGGAATCCTTCCATGAGGCAACATGTAACCTTACCCGAACCAGCTGAATTCAGGTTTAAGAGTTACTTTTTAGGGTACGATCCGGTCGAAGATAAGTATAAAGTATTTTGCATTGCGAGCAGCTCAAAAAATGATCCTATTGTCTTCACATTGGGGCCTCAAGAATCATGGAGAGTGATAAAAAATAGCCCTAAACATTATACTCCTCGATGGCCCATGGGACATCGAGGTGTATGCATCAACGGGCATGCATATTATGAAGCGAGTATATGTTTTGAAGTCGATGCTATTACTCAATGGGAAGTCGTCCTTGTGAGTTTCGATGTGAGGTACGAGAAGTTCAGAATAATTAGAAAACCAGACGATCCTAAACTTTGTCCTTTGCTACTTAACTACCAAGGAAAATTAGCATGGGTTTGTGAAGACCGTGATGAAAAGAAATTAGTCTCTTCTCTAAGATTTTGGATTTTGGAGGATGAAGAGAAACAAGAATGGTCGCTTAGAGACTATCTCATGCCTTTTCAAATTTGGCCTCGATGTGACCCTATATGGCGAGTTTTCTTGTCGCTAGATGGTGTTACTCAGGATACTGGTGAGTTCATTTACTCCACAGCAAGATTTGAAGCAATCTATGTTATATACTATGATCCAAAGACAAACCTTACAAGGAGGGTCATATATGAAGGGGTTGAATACGAGGAATACGAGGAGTATAGTGGTTCAGAAACCTTCGAAGTCCATTTATATCCGAATCACAGCGAGAGTCTCATGTCTTTGGAGAACGTTCCTCGCTATGTTTCTCCCATCAACTGGAACCACCAATAA
- the LOC106344209 gene encoding phosphatidylinositol 4-kinase gamma 4-like, giving the protein MENQTCLVEEYTVQQPSTIGVIVKGIENIKYAEKIKGTANGVYLMKGLREDMIAVFKPIQEETFYSVGKKKGYKADREVAAFILDHPAQEGGERFGRVPPTSFARARYTNGETTDWESGSLQQYVPNQEWKQRPEVFAIDDVQRLSLIDVRFGNNDRHNGNILNSNTNGGRLIPIDHGECFPTEWNNYSFIWTTWAQAAFTYPYYMVEYVKSLDVKNDLNTLKENGIELGERSERSEFIYKVQNKVLQAGVLGGYTPKDIGKFMTKVYSSEKKKAPRTIIDVMNCMSGIPEAWSVEESQALELVHEKTTSALDYNRSLPEENLKGSTSTYRR; this is encoded by the exons ATGGAAAACCAAACTTGCTTGGTAGAAGAGTATACAGTTCAACAACCGTCTACGATTGGAGTGATTGTGAAGGGGATAGAGAATATCAAGTATGCAGAAAAGATTAAGGGTACAGCAAATGGTGTTTACTTAATGAAGGGTCTGCGTGAAGACATGATAGCTGTGTTCAAACCTATTCAAGAAGAAACTTTCTATAGTGTTGGAAAGAAGAAGGGTTACAAAGCGGACCGAGAAGTTGCGGCGTTCATTTTAGATCATCCAGCACAAGAAGGGGGAGAAAGATTCGGACGTGTACCACCTACAAGCTTTGCGCGTGCCAGATACACTAATGGAGAAACAACAGACTGGGAGAGCGGTTCGCTTCAGCAGTACGTCCCGAATCAAGAGTGGAAACAAAGGCCAGAAGTGTTTGCTATTGATGATGTTCAAAGATTGAGTTTGATTGATGTGCGCTTTGGAAATAATGATAGGCATAATGGCAACATCTTGAATTCAAACACAAATGGGGGAAGGTTAATCCCAATTGATCACGGTGAATGCTTTCCTACGGAG TGGAACAACTACAGCTTTATTTGGACAACATGGGCTCAAGCAGCCTTTACGTATCCATATTATATGGTAGAGTATGTGAAGAGCCTAGATGTCAAAAATGATCTCAATACTTTGAAGGAAAATGGGATAGAGCTGGGAGAGAGGTCTGAGAGGTCTGAATTTATTTACAAAGTTCAAAACAAAGTTCTACAAGCAGGTGTTCTTGGTGGTTATACTCCAAAAGATATTGGAAAATTCATGACAAAAGTCTATAGCAGCGAAAAAAAGAAGGCTCCAAGAACTATTATAGATGTTATGAACTGCATGAGTGGTATACCAGAAGCTTGGAGTGTTGAAGAGAGTCAGGCACTGGAGTTAGTTCACGAGAAGACCACAAGTGCACTAGATTACAATAGAAG TTTGCCTGAGGAGAATTTGAAGGGTTCGACATCAACATATCGACGCTAG